The following DNA comes from Castor canadensis chromosome 15, mCasCan1.hap1v2, whole genome shotgun sequence.
CGGAAGCTGTTCACACAGACAAAAGCAGCCCTTAAATAAAACCTAGCAGGAACTACATTTAGAGGGCAGAAAAGTCACGAGATAATAAAGAGGTCTGCAGTAGAAGCAGCGACACCTCTTCCCAAGACTAGACAAAAAGCACTGAGCCATTGCTCCACAGCCCACACCATCTCAGTAAATGATGCAGTACACTCAGCTGGGTGTGAGGTGGGTGCTATGAGGGATAAAGGAAGCTGCAATGAAATGTGGAATGGCTACTGAGGAACTTCAGTCAGGAAGTCAAGAGGCACAAAGAATCAGAGGCCCAGAAAGGGCCCAATGAAAAGCCCACACGGAGACCTGAGAATTGATTAGCTCCTGACTTCCCCATTgttattcagctaacttgagcaagaaaaacaagcagaagacagaatgaaCCAGAGGTGCAAAGGGAGTCCAGTCAGTGTAGAATCtgagaaaaatcattaaagaatgtATCACTGAAGTGGTTAGTGACAGATCAGGGCAGACAAGAGAGTTCATGGTCTGGGGAAAGGCCCTATGACCCCCATTTGAGTGATGGGAAGACCTGGGCCCAGAAACACCACATTACCATAACTGGCCTACAGGTATTGGGCAGCACCAGGGCCAGACTCAAGTCTCTTGGCTGCTAGGCTTCAGCCTTTGCCACAGCACTGCTGTCTCCTGCTGGGGTCTTAGATACCAATCATAGATGGAAACTACACAACTGGAAACTACTtcaaacatatttattatttttacagatTCTAAATACACTAATAATTCTACAATGCATGCATGCTGGTGTAAAGTGCTCTGGCCAGGCTGAGCATCACTGTCCACCAGGCACCAGTCTTACGGGAGGCAGCTTTGAGAGAATCCATAGGATAACATCAAGGGACAGTGGGAATGACCTCCTGTGTACACATCCCTGTGCTGTTCTAGGGATGAACTGCCACCTTGTGGTAGCTTTGGATCTTGACTCTGGCTTGGAAGCCCAGAGAACATTTCTAAAAAGGCTAAGACACGAGCAAGGTGCCTATTGAAACCATGACAGGGAGGTGCTGAGTTTCTGTGGCTTGAATGCTTGGGTGTAAGCTTTGTTTTTGAATCACACAGCTGCAATGCAGAAAGGCGTCAGGGGGCCATGCCCAACAGTAGGAACTGCAGGAGTGGCTCAATCCCTGGCCACAGCCCTATCAAGTGCCCTTTGGTTTCCAGGTGGCTGTAGGAGTGACACCAGAGCCCTTCAGTGTGTTCTCATTAACATCCTGTTCCGAGGATGGCACTTCTTACTTGTCAAAGCCTTTTAAATCTATCTGCTCGCTCCTCTCCTTCCAGGCACTTAGGCTGACACGCCTTCCTCTCATCGACGCTGGTTTAGACCTGTCAAGTTCTTGAGCTGATACGggatggaagcagagagagtggtGAGGCCTTACCCTGCCTTTAGAACTCCAATGAGAAAGATGGCAGACATGGCTAAGATACAGATTCTTGACACACCAGGGGCCCAGAGTCAGTAATATTTCTTGATGCCAGGAAAGAAAGACGTGGGGCATTTGGGATCATGACATGGCTAAACCAGTGTCTGTCTTATTAGCTTTCAGTTTAAGGCTACAAAACTATGTGGCATCAGTGGACACATGAAAATAGCAAAAGGCCAGCGTGGAATGGAGATCGGCAGAGATGAGCTGGGCGATACTCACCGTTACTGCTGCACCCATGAGTCCTTGCACCAGTGCCTCTCCAGTGGACTTCACCTAGAAGGAGCATGGGTCAGTTCCCGTAAGCTCCCAACATTAGCTCTAAGGTGGGACAGGAAGGACAAGTCAGGAAGTCTATGAGCCACCAAGTGGAGTCAAGATGGCCCAGTGTACTGAGGGGGGAGCCTTGGACAACACAATCACACACGGGTGAAGTATGGTTAAGGACAGACTAGCCAGGCAAGATGATGTGCTGAGGTTCTCAAATGGCCAGTCCCCAACTACCTGCTTGGCAGTGTGGCCCATGTTCATGGCGTCATTAATCCGGTTTTCCAGGAAGCGCCAAGTGTCCTCGAAGTCTGGGGATGTGTCCTGCATCATCACTAGCTCTGTTGTGTTGTAGATGCCAGCCAGCACAGCACGGCGGGTGTACCAGTTAAACTGCAGAAAGACCCACCCAGCATGGGGCTGACCACTGCTCTGTGGGCCCCAGGAATTCTAAGGTAGTTCCCACCCAAGGTCTTGGGGACTCCTGGGCTCTCTcctgatttcttctttccttcatagAAACAAATAGCCCACTAGACAATAATGTTCTGAATTTATCTAGGCATCAGAATTGCTTGTGAGATTAAAATGTAAGCTTTGCTgcacatggtggtacacacctgtaatgctagtacttgggaggtagaggcaggaggattccaagttcaaggccagcctgggctacaaagtgagttctgggtcagcctcagctacataacaagactctgtctgagggagagatggcccaaacaatgtatgcacatatgaataaatgaataaacaataaaaaaaggactctgtctcaaaaaggggaaaaaaaagtctgagCCTAACCTTTTAGAGTTGAGTGTGCCAGGAACCAGTACTTCCATTCTGAGTCCCTGGGAGGCTCTGTAGTCAGCCAGTTATGACCAAACGTTAAGTGTCCTAGTCAGTAGAGTGAGGACTGAGGCAGGGACAGGTCACAAAACCTGGGCAAATCTCAGAGTTCAATCCCCCCGTCTTcagagatgcagctcagctgcttgtgttttattcctttaatttctttgttttctaattttgttttcctgCTATCTCTGTTGGTGGTGTATTCCCACATGGAGGAAGCTTATTAAAGCACTTTGTTGTAAGTGTGGCGGAGTATCTGTGCGCCTCCTCTCCTGGATCCCACAAAGCGCCATCATACTTTAATTGCTGTTATGAAGgctgctttgttttttaatttcccactAGAAATATGGTAGCATTAACAAGTCAGATATTTCCTGATGACTGTCATAGGGGGCTTATTGATCTCTTACAAAAGCAGGTTAAGGTGTGTGGGGGAAGGGAATTTCTTTTTAGGGCGTCTCCATgggattctatttttttttagtttttttttcaaaaccagtCTCAGCAAAGATAGACACTGTAGAATTCTGCAGAATCTACATCttaagagacagaaaaggaaatggtTATAAAAAAGCAACCCAATCACAAATTTATGTTCAAATGCTGGTTCTTCAACAAAGATGACCTAGTTCCCACTCTGTCCTATCGAGAAGCTTTCCTCACAATTTAGGAATGACACTGCAGGCACCCCAAGGAGATTTGTGATCAAAGCAATTTCACAAACTTCTTGGAGAAATGCTTAACCCTAGCCTTTCTGGTGTCCTGGGGCCCGCAGAGAACACTCACATCCGTGGACTGGTCCCCAGCGTAATGCCACATGTCATCCACCATGCTGGTGAGCAGGCTCAGGCTGGGTGGGATGTTGTGAGGGAGCAGGAGGATGCTGAGGGCCTAAGGAGAGAATGACAGAGGAACAGGTACCACATGCAGGTAACAATAGCACATAGGGGGTTCACAGAGTGTACAACAGGGATGGTCCCATTCGGGTTCTCTGAGACCTACCATCTCCACCCACCAGCGTAAGCTCCTGGCAGCTAACAATCCTACAGCTGATGAAAGCCAGGGGCACAACTGCATCCTAAAATGGCCCAATCAGATTTTCCATCCCTAACATTTGGATTTGGGAATTATGGATAGCAGAAAGGTCTAGCCTGGTCTAAGAGTCCTGAAAGCAAGGACAGGGGAGGGCACCCCATCCTTTCAGTTAGATGCAGAGGAGTGGGGAGGTCAAAAGTAGGGGAGTCTAGGGTGCTGAATCAGGAAGGTAGccaatggccccaacaatgtagaATCAGAGCTTTAACACAAGGGCAGGACTGACTTGGCTATGACCTCTCACACCTAGCCTGGGGTTAGGCAAGCTGCAAGTGCTTGAATGTATGTCAGCTGGATGAAAAGCATCACATGTGCAACAGTGCTCCAACTGGAGGGAAGACACTGGCAGTTTGAACCTCTCATTTCTGATGTGCTTTAACTCTGTACTTTTCAACTCAGAGAATGGCCCACACTGTGACAGGCTtcgaaagaggaaaaaggaagcttCAGAGAAAGGGAAGACAGCCCTTGGAATGCAATCTCCTTCCCCAAGCACCGCGCTGACAATATGACAAGAAGTCCTAGTTCTTGAGATCTGGAACACAACAGGCTAACTGAAGCAAAGATGGCCAATTAGATCTTCTGACTATGCTAATCTCTTTCATGGATTCTTTATTAAAGACCTGGTGGCATGTTCAGGCCACTGGGTCCACCCAGGATATGAACTAATATGCAGGCCACTCCCAAGTCTAAGAACTGAGACATAGATGGCTTGGAGCTGCTCTGTTGGTACTCCCAAGCTTGAAACCAGCTCTGCCAAATGTATTAAGCCTTCCTGGGTTATGGAGGTTAGTGAGCTGACTTCTAAACTGTGCATAGTCCTCTGGGTGGAAGGTGCTGAGAATGAGAAATGTTAGTATTATTGTTGCTTTAGGGCCTGGATGTGGACTGTACCCGAGGCCAGTGCTCAATGTACGGGATCAGCATTCTCAGTCTGGTTTCCACTGCATCCCGCAGGAACTGGtctgtcttcctcttcctggaagaggaaaaagaaaacagtgtatcTCTGGGTACACTGCATACTCAGCTCTGGGAAAGAGGGTCTCTAGCTCCTGAGGGAAACCATCAGAACTGGCTGCTTGGCCATTATGCCACTTTCTTTTGACTCTACTTGGATTGGCTCCATTAGCCTGAGTCCCCCATCCTCGCTGCTGCCCTGAGCAATAATGCCATAGGACTTACTCTGCCTGGCCCAGCTGCACCAGCTTCTGCTCCTCTTCCAGAATGTGGGTAAGCTGAGCATTGCACTGCGTCACAAAGTGCAGGATCAGCTCACTGCCATCATCCCCAAACATGCTGGCTGCTGCACTGGAGAGTCCCAGAGACTATAGAAGGGAGGGAAGACACAGATGAGTGGTAGGCCAGTGCAGTGGATGCTAGTTGCCTGTTCATCATTAAGGCTTCTTCCCATAGCAGGGGCTTGATTTGCAGTGGGACCCCTACTCTTCACTTCTTGAACTCCTAAGTTTTCTTTGAAGCTAACAACCACCAGCTCTTCATACCCCACCAAGCATTTGGTGTGTGGGCAAAGCACAGCTCCAGGCTTGGATGATGAGCTTAGTGACTGGCTCAGAATGGGCAAGGGACCCAATGCAGGACTACTTTGGGACCCTCACCACTCATACTGAGGGGAAAGCCCTCAGTGTGGGCTGCCAAGTCATGTTTAGTCCCGTGGAAAGGCCCTGAGAAGGAAGCTCAGACAGGAGGCAGAGCAAAGCAGAGGTGGTGAGGAGCACAGCCTAGGAACACTGTGTCAGAGTTCCCTCCAAAGCTTTCTATAATTAAATGAGTAAAAACATTCCCCTTCTAGCATAGGTCAATTAGAATTAGGTTCTGGCACTGGAACCCTGGAACCtgggatgggggtctcaggattataggaatgagtcaCAAGCCCCCaacccccttccttcctcctgtctgtctacctcctctccctcttctcccttccttgtcttttttgaaataggatctttttatatagtccaggctggacttgaactcatgatcatcctgcctccacctctcaagtgctgggatctCAAGTGCACCAACACACCCACGCAAAACTTTTCTTAATGAGTTGTCAGGGGATTAACAAAGCCACAGAAACCCTGCACTATTCCTGATCCATAGCAATCACTGAGCATCTACCAGAGGCAGAAACCTGACAGCAATAGGAGACAGCAGGACAGgaacaaaaatatattaaacatgaACTCCTCCTGCTGAGAGGGGAAGCTATCTTTATGGAAGACAATTTGGCACAAGGACAGAGCTGCAGCAGCACTGACACTAGGGTGACAGTAATGCTCACTGCAGGTTACACACATTGCACACAGTCTCTATGCACCTTCACGGCAGCTCTTCAGATACGTGTTAGCACCACCCACATTTTATATATGAGGAAATGGGGCTGAAAGCTcctcctcaggaggcaggaggatccagatcAAAGcctgtctgggctacacagcaagatctgtttcaaaacagagagagaaaaagcttTCATCCACAGGCTAATCACCTAATAGGCAGGCACGTATGCAACAAGAACATCAAAGATACATATACTCTCTGGGCCAGTTGTCATTGTCTCAGCTCTATACCTGCCCCTGCAGACTTGGACTGCAATGCACACCATTTGGCTAGCTACCTGTGGGTCCCCAGCGAGAGGATGAGGAAGAAGGGACCTGAGATTCCTGGGAACAGTATCCCAGGAATGTCTCTCCACCCCGCCCTGGCAGCAGGACCCAGTCTGCAGTTTTCTCAATATTTGAAGCACTAGTTTCATCAAGCCACCATCCCTCCCAATTCTGCCCCAGGTGGGGTGGCAGTCCCAAAGGACTCCCCTTCAAGCATGGAAACACCTGCACCAGCTCTTGATTCCTCTCCACAGGGCCTCTCCTTCAAACCTAGTTTTAATCATTCCACATCTTCCATTTGTTCTCTTAGCGCTGGGACAGGGCTGCTTCTTGCAGTGCTACCTTCATAATATggcagttttttgggtttttttttttttacttctttgttacCTGGTTACCAACTTTATATCTAgtcagcaacttttttttttcttctttttggtgggacttgggttttaactcagggcttcatacttgcaaagcaggcatgtgtctactgcttgagacacacctccagtccattttgctctggttattttggagatgggggtctttcaaactatttgcctgggctggcttcaaaccgagatcctcctgagtagctaggattacaggcatgagccactggcacttggctttcCCTCTGTTCTATTAACTCCTGTGGTTGTTTTCTCCTGACTGAAACTTGAGTGATAGGGTCCCTGAAAGAGCAACTTCACTTCTTGAAATCTGTCCTTAAGAATTAATCAAAACTGTATACAAATATATTGTACAAACAGGCCTATGAtataaaaaaattggaaaaatccAAATGTTTATCAACTGAAGTTGAGTAAACACAAGAGATAAGACACAGTCACTATGAAAGAAGACATTCAGTGAGAAAAGTCAGTTAACTGTCAAGATTATTCAGTTTAATCTGATTTTTCCAAACAATCCTGCTAacttctttttgtggtattggggtttgaactcagggcatcacacttgctaggcaaccactctaccacttgagccatgccctccccCCACAATCCTACTAATTTCTGTTCTCTACTTCTTTCACCACTTTCTGTAGTGTGAGCCTTCTCTACTCCTCAAATCTTTGTCTCCTCCCACCCTTTCCTAACCTCAAGTTCACAGGCAATCACAACTACTTCAGAGAAAACAGAAGCCATCCTCTGGGGACATTTAGTTTCTAAACCAAATGTGCAGCCTTCTTCTCCAACTCTACACCTATTTCACCTAAGGCCAGTCCTTCAGGTCTCGTTTCTCTTGCCTTCAAGGAGGCTCATGCTTTTGATTTTGCCTACCTTTTCTTGGACCTCCACCCTCGCTCATGTTTCTCTACTCTTCCCACGAGTGTTCAATCATGCTCAACCTTCCATCTTCTTCCTCTGGCTTGGCACGTTTCACAACCAAATGCTGCTCCTCTTCCTTACATTCTACTCAGCCTCAGCACACTGATTTGTGCAGCTAGACATCTCCAGCATGGGAATGTTCTAACTTTTTGATGGCTCGTCCTGTCCTACCTACCCCACCCTTAAATGTCAGTTTCTTTAGGGTTTGCACTCCTCTTACCAAATTACCCTTGCCTTGGGCAATCTCGCTGTGGCCAGTTTAGTTATGACATACATAAGGTATACCATCCAAAGGGGTATCACTAGTCCCATGATCTCCTCCAGTTCCATACCTGTATGCTAAACACCTCTATGTGTCTGACTCAAAGACTCCTACACAATAAAGATCAAGACTACTAATGACAAAacgaagaaaaagaaaagactatgCTAATGATCCTTCTCTAAACCTGCCCTCTTCCAGTGACCCAACTCAGAAAGTGACACTACCACATGCCACACATGCATACTTGAACTCTGGTGACGTCTTGCCACTCCCTCCTTTGTCCAATCTATAGTCAAGGTACCCACTAATATCATCACTGCCACTGTTCTAAGCCAAACCATCTTATCTCTTCTGGTTAATTGGTGGCAGGTCCCGATGAGTCTTTCTGCCTACTATTCGCTTTCCCCTAGCAATACTAGGTAATGTCAATTTTAATCCTCTATCTCCATTTGTTCCTACAATAAAAGCCTAACTCCTTAGCACGACTTCAGGGTTGGCCTGATTTCACCTCCCctgacttttctccattgtactCACCATCTTGCATCACTCTACTTgaaatttctcccactctgcacaCACTACTTCTCTATCTTGACTTGTCTGTCTCAGGCCTCCTCCCATACCAGATAAAGCCTGCTCCTTCCTCAGTTCTCAGTTCAAAAGCCCAAATTAGATCAGGTGTCTCCTCTGTATATCCCATTCAACCACTATATATTATTTGTCTTGACACATTTGAGAAGTACATATATCTGCATGTATTTGGTTAGTATTCTGGACACGGAAGTTCAACCAGGGCAGGAACTGTGTCTGTCATCACCAATGTCACGTCCTTAGGACCTGGCACAGTGCCTAGTGCACATTATttaatcaaaaaatatttagagaatgactagtacagctttttaaaaacatttaaagagtAGGCATTGAAATGTTGATAGTAATACGCTAATAAAAAAGAtgtccataaaaaatgaaatgttgataGTAGGATGTTtggtgtgattttctttttttctatgtgGTGCTGCAGATGGAACCCAGATAATttattcttacattcttttttgtAGCTGTTTGTAttcaaagtttttacaatgtccATATCCAATGGAGCAAAGTTTACATAGTGGAGCAAAGTTTACACATTTGACTCATATGACCTCTgttgagagacagggagagaagacaaaaaagtaagtttaatttaaattaaGGCAGCAAACTTGCCCTTTGTGCAAAATGTTCTGCAGCAAGCTCGGGCAGACAGACTTGACTATAATTCCCTCAATCTGTTCTCAGACACTTATCACAGGATGGTATCTGGCTACACTGGATGATTCTGGACAGTGGCCTACACAGAGCCTACTGCTTACTCTAAAGTAGCAGTCTGTTAAAAGCAGGAAGAAACACTCGTAGGTTATTCAGAGAAATACAGTGTGGTGGTCTCCAAAACCCTTATGGACTTTCAAACACCAAATCTCATTAATTCTAAAACACACATCTACTttttcatttaggaaaaaaatctatgattCATGGAATTTATGACACGTCATAGCTTAATAggcagcattttttaaaattgatgcaTTAAAAAGAGTACTTTCTTTGAAGTATAGTAGTGTATACCTGTAacctcagcatttgggagactgagataggagaactgaaagttcaaggccagcctgggctacccagttagaccctatctcaaattaattaattaattaattaattaattaaaaatttaaaaaataaataaataatgcagcTTCTTACAAACAGTGGCATCTTAGAGTGAATGAAATATGGCAGTTTTGATCACATTCTTGCCTAACAGGCTTCCTTAGAACATAACTCTCAAGAACCAactctggggctggtggagtgggtgaagtggtagagcacccgcctagcaagtatgaggccctgagtttaaactccagtaccaccaaaaaataaaaataaaataaaataggtggGGCACCGGTGGTTCAtggcacctataatcctagctactcaggaggcaggaacaagaagatcacagttggaagccagccccaagcaaacagtttttgagaccctatcttggaaatacgGGCATGATAGTGCATTGccgtcatgagttcaaggccaccctgtaCTACATAGTGAGCCCATCTCATCCCCTACCACCCCCTAAAAAAGCCATTTCCATCAacggaaagaaaaaaatgcagaaaatccTGTGAGGAGATGTGAGCAGAGCTGGGAGGCCCTCTGCCTCATGACTACAGGCTGATTTGGGTCAGGTTGACATGGTTTCACCTATACACACCTTGGCTCCTTCAGCAATGGCTTCTGCCGTCCAGCCA
Coding sequences within:
- the Coq9 gene encoding ubiquinone biosynthesis protein COQ9, mitochondrial codes for the protein MAAAVSGVLGLAGWRILQLRCLPVSRCRPLLVSRAFHASVGLKSSEEQKQQPPPSFSQQHFEAQGAGKPNSESPRPSPRYTDQSGEEEEDYESEEQLQHRILTAALEFVPAHGWTAEAIAEGAKSLGLSSAAASMFGDDGSELILHFVTQCNAQLTHILEEEQKLVQLGQAEKRKTDQFLRDAVETRLRMLIPYIEHWPRALSILLLPHNIPPSLSLLTSMVDDMWHYAGDQSTDFNWYTRRAVLAGIYNTTELVMMQDTSPDFEDTWRFLENRINDAMNMGHTAKQVKSTGEALVQGLMGAAVTLKNLTGLNQRR